CAGATCAGCAGCGCAGGTGCTTGAGCGTCTACATGCACGACACCGCTAGTCGACCTGCCTCCTTGAACAGCACCATCACCGGCCTTCGCCCCTTGCACTCCACCTTCAGCAGCCTCCCCGCGACGTGCAGACCCATCGCCCCGTGAATGGAGCAAGTACGAGATGAACTGGATCGTCTTGCCCAGACCCATGTCATCGGCAAGACACGCACCGAAGCCGAATCGCCGCATGAACAGGAGCCACGACACACCTTCCTTCTGGTAGTTACGCAGACTCGCCTGCAGCCCCTCTGGCTGCTCGACGAGCGGAATTCGGTCTGTATGCTGCAGCTGCCCGATCAAGCCAGCCATATGCTTATTCAGCTCTACCTCCATGCGTAGCTGACGGAGCGCATCCTCATCTACTGCTTCCTCGCCAAGCATACCCGCCCCCGTATCATCACGAGCCTCCGCGCCGAGCATATGCAGCTCCAGCACCTCGCGGAACGTCAGCCCCTTCTTGCCCACCTGCTTCATAGCCTGCTGGACCGACGCGATGAAGGCAGGGTCAAGCTGTATCCACCGTCCCTTGAAAAAGAGCAGCCGCTTCTTCTCCGCAGCCAGCTGCGCGAACTGCTCCTCGGTCAGATCCAGCTCGCCGACCGCAACTCGCCAGTCGAAGCGCATCAGCTGATTCGCCCCGAAGAACGACTCCCCGCTCGAGCCGACCGACGACTTCAGCTTCGCCTTCAGCCTCGGCTGCGTCCGTCTCAGCTCCTCCCACCACGCGGGCAGCAGCACGGTATAGCCAGCGGCCAGTAGCCGCAGGCTCGTCTCATTCAGGAACGTCCACGCCTCACTATCCGTCAGATGAGACTTCAGCCGGACTGTCTCGCGTACCACGGCTGTCTGCCGTTCAGACGCAGCCAGCTCAGGTGCAGCTAGCAGCGCCCGCTGCAGCGCCGACTCCAATCTCCGACCGACGGATTCAATACTGCCCCAGTCGTCAGGGATACCCGTAGCAGCAGCACGCTGCATGGAGCCTCTTGTCCGCCTTCTCTGACCTTCGACTTCTCCCAGCACCCGCACAGAGTCCGAGCCGCTCTCCAGCTCTACCACTACATCCGGCCGCTGCTTATCCTGCAGTACAATCCGCAGACGCCACTCCTCGTTCGTTGCGAGACCTACCATCTGCTCAACAGCCACACTCGGATCAGCCTCAATGTCCTCAACGTCCACAGGTCCCTCTCCATCAGACATCATCATCGCCAGCTCCGGCTCGACCAGCTGCAAGCATACACGGAACGGCACGTCATCCTTGCGCCAGCCCGCCTTCGTCAGCCAGTCCTCCTCATCCAGCGGCACACCGCTTGTACCAACTAGCTCCACCTCGTCTAGCATACGGACAAGCGGCTGCTCCTCCACAAGAGCTCCCCACGCCTGCTGGACCGCAGGCTCCGTCCCAAGCAGCTCCTCCAGCACTTGCGTCAGCCATACATCTACATCAATCCCACAGTCATGCGCCAGCGTGTACAGCTTACGCAACGCTTCAGCGCGTGCTGATGCCTCTTCGCCTACAGCCCCGCTTCCTTGCGAGCCTACCGCTACCACCTCATCTAACCCGCCAGCATCAGCGCCTGTACTAGCACTAGCACCTGTACTAGCACCTGTACTAGCACCTGTACTAGCACCTGTACTAGCACCTGTACTATCACCTATACTAGCCCCCGCACCTGCACCTGCGCCAGACACCTGCACTGCCGTCGGCGCGCCCGCCGGTCCCTGCGCCCCCTGCTCAATTATCGCGTCATCCTCCGGCTTATACAGCCTCCACCTGCGCACACCCGCCTGCCATTCGTCCGCACACGGCACATACCAGCCTTTGGCGATCGCCTCCAGCAGCAAGCCCGCAGCCTCCTGAGCCTTCAGCAGCACCTCATCCCAGGCTAGCGATACATGCAGCGATACGCCCGGATTTGCCAAGTAATCGAGCGCTTGGTACGGTGACAGCAAGAGCGCCTGCTCGCGCTCGCCTGTCCCTTGCTCCAGCAGCGTGCCGTACAGGCTCGCTCGATGCCAAGCGAACAACCTCCGGCGCAGCTCAAGCACGCTCAGCATGCCACCATCCTCATACATGGCCCACAGCAGCCAGTGACCGTCCTCCCGCCGCTCTCCATGAACGTGAACCGTATTCAACAGACGCATTACGCCTCGACTCCCTTCTTCAGCTTACCGAGCTCCTCCTGAAGGGCGCGAAGGCGCGAATACTTTTTCACAATATGGGCCAAGTACCGATCCCACTCCTCCGTTCGCTTCAGCTTCTTATACATCGTCTCCAGCCGCTTGAGCAGCTTCACCGCTTGCTTATAGGCGTCCCGATTCTTCTCTGCGATGAACTGCTCCGCGCTCAGATGGTACCACGGCAGCAGTAGCTCCCTCGATTCGTTCTCCATATCCTTCAGCTCGCTCACGCGAAAATCAAGCGGCGTAAATCCGAGCGCCATATGAACGTCCACCCACTCCATATACTTCCCGCGACCGAGCAAGTAGCCAGAATAATAAGGCATGCTGCGCGGCAGCAAAGCCACAATCGCTTCCTGCATCGACTGCTCCACAGCTGCATAAGGAAGCACCGACTCCCACGTCTCGAAGTAGTCCTCCAGCACATCCCCTCGGGCGAATTGCACGTACGGTGTGAACCACTTCAGCCAGTCCACAAGCCTGCTCCACTGCTCCATATCTGCGAAGCCCTGAAAGTATGGGGCGAACTCCACGAACGAGATGTTCTTCATCTTCTCAATCCGCGACCGGGCTGCATCATCATTCTCCGCACGAATATCCAGCACCGTCATTGCAAGCAGAAGCCGATCGTGACGGTACATACTGAGCGAGTCCTCACGCAATGCCCGTCGCAGCCTCGCTCGCTCGATCTCGACAAGCTCCTCCTCCCAGAGCAAGGTCCACCATAGCTGTGTGTACGTATGGTTCCATAAGGAAATCGCTGACTGCTCTGGGAACGCATGCTCGGCTACATAAGCGGCTGTCTCCCGCAGCAGCTCGGCAGGCGGCTTCTCTATGATGTCACCAGCGGTATACGAACTCACGACGTCAACTAGCTGATTAAACGATTGCACCGCAATAACCCGATAGCACTCCGACCAGCGATAATAATCGTACGAATATTGATGCCGGTAATTCGCAGTTACGATCTCACCCAGCAGCTTCATAATGAACAGCTGAATATGAATCTCATAGAACGCGCGCCGCAGCTTGCTGCTCCAGCCATCTGCAACGGGCATCAGCCTCTCATTGACCGTCTGGTGCATCGTCGCAAGAGTCGGAAGCTGGTCGAACATCATAGGACGAATCGTCGCAGAGAAATAGGTATGCCACGCCGTCACACTGTCTGTCATCTTCGGCGGCTCCACCGCCCTGCCCACGCTTTGTGCAGACTGCTTCCCCTTACGAGAGTCCGGCTGCACCTGCTGCATGCCTGCTCCCCGATCCTCTATTGAGCCCCCCAAGCCTCCATCGAGGCTCGCTAGGCCCGAGGCGCCTCCAGCTTGCCCCCTTACCCAAGCTGCGCCGCCCGGCGTAATCAGCTGGAATACATTCAACCCCTGCTTCGCGCTCCTGAAAAACATCAACGCAGCCAGATGCTCGCAGGAGTACGACCTCCTGCAGGTGCAGGTGCTGTGCTGGAACGCATCATGCATCAGCTCGGCCCTCACTTCCTCATCTTCATCCGGATCGACGAAAATGCCATAAGAATAACCATCCTGCTCTTCCCAATGCTCGATGTCATCATTCAAGTACATATAGTAGCCGTACTCCAGATCCTTATATGCGAAATATTGAAACGCCCTCCGCGTCAACTCGCGCAGGGCAGCGGTCTTGCTCTCGATCACCATAGCGTCCCACCCTTTAACTTAGGCGGACCGACCGTCCACCTGTACTTCCCATCATTATAGCATAGGCTCTTATACCCTTAGAAGAAAGATATGATACTGAGCTGCAACAAATATAAAAAAACGACAGCTCCCCTAAGGAAGCTGTCGTTCTCATATTGATCGGAACCGCTAGGGCTCGGATTAGAATCCGCCCATGCCGCCCATTCCACCCATGCCGCCCATATCCGGCATACCTGGCTTATCCTTGTCTGGCTTGTCAGCGATAACCGCTTCAGTCGTCAGGAACATCGCCGCAACGGATGCTGCGTTTTGCAGCGCGGAGCGTGTCACCTTCGCAGGGTCAACGATACCCGCTTCGATCATGTTCACCCACTCGCCGGAAGCTGCGTTGTAGCCTACGCCTGTTGCTTCTTTCTTCAGACGCTCTACGATAACAGAGCCCTCTTGACCTGCGTTAGCTGCGATCGTGCGAACTGGCTCCTCGAGTGCACGCAGAACGATGTTCACGCCTGTCTTCTCGTCGCCTTCTGCATCTACAGCAGCAACTGCGCCATATACGTTCACGAGCGCCGTACCGCCGCCTGCTACGATACCTTCTTCTACTGCTGCACGAGTTGCGTTCAGCGCGTCCTCGATGCGCAGCTTGCGCTCCTTCAGCTCCGTCTCCGTTGCAGCGCCGACCTTCACAACGGCTACGCCGCCAGCGAGCTTCGCGAGACGCTCTTGGAGCTTCTCCTTGTCGAACTCGGAAGTCGTCTCTTCCAGCTGAGCGCGGATCTGGGATACGCGAGTACCGATATCCGCCTTGTCACCAGCGCCGTCCACGATGATCGTGTTCTCCTTCGTCACGCGAATCTGACGAGCGGAGCCAAGCTGGTCTGGAGTCGTAGATTTCAGCTCAAGGCCGAGCTCTTCTGTGATCACTTGACCGCCTGTGAGCGCTGCGATGTCGCCGAGCATAGCTTTACGACGGTCGCCGAAGCCTGGAGCCTTCACCGCTACGCAAGTGAATGTTCCACGAAGTCTGTTCACGACCAGAGTCGCGAGCGCCTCGCCTTCTACGTCCTCAGCGATGATCAGCAGCTGCTTGCCGGACTGAACCACCTTCTCGAGAACGGGAAGAATCTCTTGAATGTTCGTAATCTTCTTATCTGTGATCAAGATAACAGGGTTCTCCAGAACCGCTTCCATCTTGTCTGTGTCTGTGATCATGTATGGCGAGATGTAGCCGCGGTCGAACTGCATACCTTCCACGACCTCCAGCTCTGTTGCGAAGCCCTTGGACTCCTCAACGGTAATAACGCCATCCTTGCCAACCTTCTCCATCGCTTCTGCGATCAGCTGACCGACTTCATCGTCAGCAGCGGAGATTGCAGCAACTTGAGCGATCGACTGCTTGCCTTCGATAGGCTTCGCGATGCTTGCCAGCTCAGCTACAGCCGCCTTAACCGCCTTGTCGATCCCTTTACGGATGACCATTGGGTTCGCGCCAGCTGTTACGTTCTTCAGACCTTCGCGAATCATCGCTTGAGCCAGAACAGTAGCAGTCGTCGTACCGTCACCTGCGATGTCGTTCGTCTTCGTTGCAACTTCCTTCACGAGCTGTGCGCCCATGTTCTCGAATGCATCCTCAAGCTCGATTTCCTTCGCGATGGTTACGCCGTCATTCGTGATGAGCGGGCTGCCGAACTTCTTCTCGAGTACCACGTTGCGGCCTTTAGGACCGAGCGTTACTTTCACAGCATTCGCCAAAGCGTCCACACCGCGAAGCATCGAGCGGCGAGCTTCTTCACTGAACTTAATTTCTTTAGCCATGGAATATACCCTCCCAATTTCTGATATTTATATAGGTAACGTCACTTTGTCTTCTACGTATAGACTTGCTTGTTGCTTAAGTATATAGGGAAGCGCTGCGGCTCTTAGCCAAGAACAGCCAGAACGTCGCTTTCACGCATAATCAACAGCTCACGGCCTTCGAACTTCACTTCAGTACCCGCGTACTTGGAGAAAATAACACGGTCGCCTTCCTTCAGCTCGAGCGCAATGCGTACGCCGTCCTTGAGTGTACCGCTGCCGACTGCAACGACTTTGCCTTCTTGCGGCTTTTCCTTCGCTGTGTCTGGCAGAACGATTCCGCTTGCGGTCGTCTCCTCCTTCGCGATGGCTTCGATTACTACGCGATCACCCAACGGTTTGATCATGAGAAAATTGCCTCCTTTAAATTTGGTTTACTTCGTTTACTATTAGCACTCGAATGTCTATAGTGCTAACAACAATTCTTATAATACTCACTTCGCATAAAATTTGCAAGTAGTTTCGCGACTTTTTTGCACCTTCACCATTGTCTCCTCGCCGCTGTTAAAATATACAAATTATGAGACGCTTCCTGCTCGCTCCCTTACCCCATCAGTAGAAAAAAACCTGCCATCCGGCAGGCTTCTCTCCCTATTCCTTCTCCTCAGCTTGCTCCTTCTCCCACTGCGCATCCTGAAGCTGCTGCTTCCGATAAACAAGATTAGACAAATAAATGCTGAATTCGTAGAGCAATATCATCGGAATGGCAACAATAATCGCCGAGATCGCATCTGGTGGAGTAATGAGCGTCGACACGACGACGAGCCCCATATACGCCAGCTTGCGCACCTTACGGAGCACGGCCGGATTGAGAATACGAATCTTCGTCAGGAACATGACGACAATCGGCAGCTCGAACACTAAGGCAATCGGAATAATAATGCTGAACATGAAGCCGAAATATTGCGCGATGCCATACGTTTCGCTGAGCTGCATGCTCTGGGCAATGCCCGTCGTGAACAGGAAGGCCATGGTGAACACCACATAATAACCGAAGAACAATCCGGCCAGAAACATAATAAACGCGAACGGCACATACATCAGTGCGGCCCGCTGCTCAATCTCCCGCAGACCTGGCTTGAGGAATGCCCAGACCTGGTACAGCGTGAACGGAAGCGTAATGAGCAGCCCAATCACAAGCGCGAAGTTCATGTACATCTTGAGCGGGTCCCAAGGCGAGAACGCGTTCCATTCCATCCCGTTAGCAGGCGGAATTGATTTCAGATACGTAATGATTGGATTGGCAAAAAAGACACCGATCACCATCCCGAGCACCAGCACGATGATCGTCCATATGATGCGCTTGCGCAGCTCTGATAAATGATCGACTAAGCTCATGCCATCGTCCTGAGACATTGCGATTCACCCTGCTTTCTAGATTAGCAGCCGATCAGGTATGACTAATGCATACCGATCAGCCTTGCCTACCATACTCCCATTATCCTGAGCGATCGGACTCTTGTCTGTCGTTAGCTCCCGGCAATCGCCCTCATTAATCCGGCAGCCTGCGCGGATCTTGGCTCCGATTCGAAGCAGCGGGCGCTTGAGGCGCTTGCTGTGGCTGTGGTCCAGTCGCCGACGACTGAGCAGCTTCCCCATCTGCCCCCGCTCCCGCAGATGGATGTGCCGATGCAACCGTCGGAGCCGGAGCAGCCTCTTGCTGTCCACCCTGCACCGAATCCGGCTTCGGCGTCACATCCTTACGTCCCGAAGACTCGGCATCATGGACATCGCTCAGCAAATTGCTGGACGCCTGCTTGAACTCGCGGATCGTCCGTCCGAGTGCACGCCCGAGCTCAGGCAGCTTCTTGGGGCCGAATATGATGAGCGCGATGACGATGATCAGTATCACTTCGGACATCCCTAAATTTCCAAACATCGACAACCCTCCTTTGTACCGAACTCGCACAGCTCGTACACGTCAAGCTGAACGCACCAAGCGTCAAGCTTGCTATACCGTACACTTACCTATACATGTCATGCATCCTTCAGCAGCCTTGCAGACCGCCATAGCCTAGCTCCGTAATGTGCTGACGAGTAATACGCTCTCCAGCGCAAATGTAAGGCAGCAGCACATCAAACGAGGTATACGGATCATGCATCACGCACCCCGGCAGCCCCATAATCGGCACACCTTCCAGATAGCCGATCAGCAGCATCGAGCCCGGCAGCATCGGTGTGCCATAGCTGACGATATCGGTGCCCGCCTGCTTGATCGCGCCCGGCGTCCGATCGTCCGGGTCGACGGACATGCCTCCTGTGAGCAGAATCAAGTCTGCGCCCAGCTCGTAGCGGAACCGCCGAATGTCCTGTACGATCGTCTCGCTGTCATCCGGTGCGAGCCGCTGCTCGATCACCTCGGAGCCGAGCGCCGCGAGCTTCTCCTTCACGACCGGACCGAATTTGTCCGTGATGCGGCCCTTGAACACCTCGCTGCCGGTCGTAATGAGCCCGGCGCGCAGCGGCCGGAACGGCTTCACGGACACGACAGCACGGGACGCATGTGAAACCGTACCATCCCCAATGCCATCCGTCTTAACAGCTTCGTCCGAACCAACGCCCCCAGAGCGAGTCAATGCCAGACGCTCCGCCTCCGCCACTCGCGCCTCCTCGATCAAGAGAGGAATGACGCGCGTGCCCATCAGCGGTTGTCCGGGCTTCACGACCGTGCCGCTGCGAATCGTCGACATAATGATCTGGTCAAGCGCATTCACCGCATCCACTCGCGCTTTATCGATCAGAGCGAGCCCGTGAATGGCAGACTTCAGCGTAATCTTACCTTCATGCGGCTCCGTCCATTCTACATTAGCCCCTGCAGCAGCCCGGGCAAGACGTGCAGCCGCCTCGTCCTCGTGCAGGTAGCCCGGCTCGAGCCGAATCGTGTAGATGTGCTCCTTGCCGATGCTCAGCAGCGCCGGGATGTCCTCCTCACGGATGACATGTCCTTTTTTGAACAGCCGACCCTTGAATTGCCCCGGCACAATTTGCGTCAGATCGTGTCCAAGCACCATGCCGACCGCCTGCTCGACCGCGACCTCCTCCAGCATCGGGTTAAGCTTCATCGGAATGCTCCCCCTCACGGCCGCTCAGAATGCCGAGCGCATGAGGCAGCTGATCGATGATGGCGTACAGATTCTCGGACACACCCTTCGGACTGCCCGGCAAATTCACGATCAGCGACCTACCCCGTATACCGCACACCGCTCTGGAGAGCATCGCCCGTCTCGTCTTCTGCATCGAATACATGCGCATCGCCTCGGCAAGACCGGGCACCTGACGCTCAATGACCGCGAGCGTAGCCTCCGGCGTCACATCTCTAGGCGCAAGGCCCGTCCCACCTGTCGTTACGATCAGATCCGCCTTGAAGTAGTCGGTCATCTCGATCAGCGCCGCCATAATCTCATCCTGCTCATCCGGCACGATTCGGTACTCGATAATTTGGCCGTTCATCTCTTCCTCGATCAATTCACGAATGACCTGTGCACTCGTATCCTCGCGTTCCCCGCGGGAACCGCGATCGCTTGCTGTCAAGATCGCCACTTTCCAGCGCATGCTCCTGCTCCTCCCCGAAATGCTGCGTTCCAAACATTTCAAACGTTCCAAGCGTTTCAAGCCTCAAGTTCTCAAGCCTTACTAGCTTCAAGCATGTTCATCCAGCGCATAATGAGCCCCACAAGCAGCCACGCCCTCGATCACGCATCAGCTTCGCTACTCCTCTGCCAGCCGATAATCCCCGTTCTTCCCACCGGACTTGCTCACCAGCAGCGTAGGACCGATCACCATCGATTTCTCCGCCGCCTTACACATGTCGTACACGGTCAACGCCGCCGCCGATACGGCCGTCAGCGCCTCCATCTCGACGCCGGTCTTCCCCTTCGTCCGAACCGTCGCTTCAATATACAGCTCGTCCTGCCCGTTGTCGCTGAAGTCGACGTCCACCCCAGTTAGCGAGAGCGGATGGCACATCGGTATCCAGTCCGACGTCTTCTTCGCCGCCATAATCGCCGCGACCTGCGACACCGCCAGCACATCACCCTTGCCGATGCGCCCCTGCTTAATGAGCTGCAGCGTCTCCGGCTTCATCACGACCGTCGTTCGGGCCGTTGCCGTGCGGACCGTCTCCGACTTGTCAGAGATGTCCACCATCCTTGCCCGCCCCTGCTCGTCAAAATGCGTCAGCGGAGATCCTCCGCCTAACGCTCCACCTTCGTCACGCTCACTCACGACAGACTGCTCCCCCTTCCGTCAAGCATCTCTCCTCGGTCACCAGCTCATTGATCCGGAAATCGAACAAGCCCATCGGCACCTCGTCCACGAGCTGCTCCTCGAACGCTGCGGCAATAATGTACGGCTTCGGCAAGCCTGTCCGCACATATTGCTGCATGAAGCGGTCGTAGAAGCCGCCGCCGTAGCCAAGACGCCCCATCCTCAGGTCGAACGCCAGACCCGGCACGATCACGACATCAATTTGCCGAATATCGAACAGCTGCGGCGCCTTCGCCACCGGCTCCCGAATGCCCCAATTGCCACGCTCCAGATCGACATAAGACTTGATTTCATATAATTTCATCTGCTTGTAAGCAGGGATTACCTTCGGCACGACGACCCGCCACGGACGCTTCCAGCAAGCCTCCAGCACAGGCGTCACGTCCACCTCTGTCTTCACAGGCATGTATGTGAACAACGTCGGCTTCCGTCTAACGGTCGGATCAGGCTTCAGCAGCTTCTCCAGCCGCTTCAGCAGCTTCTCGCTGATGATCTCCGACTTGCGCAGGCGCTCCTCCTCGGTAATCGCAGAGCGAACCGCCTCGGCCTGTCGGCGCAGCTCGATTTTCTTCTCTTTAATATTCATGTAAACGGCCTCTTTTCACCAGTCGATGAAGTTACTCTAGCGCAGGGAACAAGTTCCGTTTTGCAAATAAACTCCCATTTTCAACAGTTTACAATAAATATGTGATAAAAAAAAGCGCAACACGAAGACGTACTCCTCTTGAAATCGAAAAAAATCGTCGATTATGCTAAACTTACAGCACAATCTTCATTTATATAGGTAATCTGTACAGCTATGACGCTGTACATGAGCGGGAGGTCATAGTGCTATGCTGCTACAAGTATCAGGCATATCCAAGAGCTACGGAGTCACATCTGTGCTTTCGAATATTACATTACAAATTGAAGCGCGCGAGCGAATCGGTCTCGTCGGCGTCAATGGCGCCGGGAAGTCGACACTGCTGCAAATTATTGCGGGAGAACTCTCGTACGACGAAGGCACGATCTACAAGTCGAAGGAGACGAAGATCGGATACTTGCGCCAGAACAGCGGGCTCCATTCCGATCGCTCGATCTGGGCCGAGCTGCTCAGCGTATTCACCTCCGTGCTGGAGACCGAGAGTGAGCTGCGAAGGCTCGAAGCCCTAATGTCGGACCCTGACGTGCTCGCTGATGACAAAAAAACGGAGGACACGATGCGGCGCTACGCGGAGCTGTCGGAACGGTTTCGCGCGGCGGGCGGCTATGAGGTCGAGGCGAAGGTACGCGGCATACTGAACGGCATGGGCTTCGGCCAGATGGACCCGGCAACGCCGGTGCAGGCGCTCAGCGGCGGGCAGAAGACGCGGCTCGCGCTCGCGAAGATGCTGCTCGAGGCGCCTGACCTGCTGCTGCTCGACGAGCCGACGAACCATCTCGACATCGCGACGCTCACGTGGCTTGAGCAATATCTGCGCTCATATCCGGGCGCGATCCTCGTCGTCTCGCATGACCGCTACTTCCTCGATGCGCTCGTTGACGCGATCTACGAGATCGAGCGGCACGCGTCCAAGCGGTATACCGGCAACTACTCGCGGTATGTGGAGCTGAAGCAGGCCGACTACGAATCACAGCTCAAGCACTACGAGAAGCAGCAGGAAGAGATATCTAAGATGGAGGAGTTCATTCAGCGTAACATCACGCGAGCCTCGACGACAAAGCGTGCCCAGAGCCGCCGCAAGGCGCTGGAGAAGATGGACCGCCTCGACAAGCCGCTCGGTGAGCTGAAGCGCGCAAGCTTCTCCTTCGAGGTGGAGGCGACGAGCGGCCGCGAGGTACTGGACGTTCGTGGCTTGTCCATTTCCTACGATGGGACGAAGCCGCTTGCCCGCAGCTTGACCTTCCAGCTTCGCCGCGGCGATACGGCCGCCCTGATCGGACCGAACGGCATCGGCAAGACGACGCTGCTGAAGACGCTGATCGGGCACCATCAGCCGGATACCGGCACGTACCTGTGGGGAGCGAATGTGCGGATCGGCTACTACGATCAGGAGCAGACCGGGCTCAATCCGATCCACTCCGTGCTGGAGGAGGTGTGGAATGCGTTCCCCCATCTGGAGGAAGCGCGCATCCGGACCGTGCTCGGCAGCTTCCTGTTCAGCGGCGAGGACGTGTTCAAGAAGATCTCCGCGCTCAGCGGTGGTGAAAAGGCAAGGGTCGCCCTCGCCAAGCTGATGCTGCAGAAGGCGAACGTCCTCATCCTGGACGAGCCGACGAACCATCTCGACCTATATTCCAAGGAAGTGCTGGAGTCCGCACTGATCGATTACGAGGGCACGCTACTGTTCATCTCGCACGACCGCTACTTCCTCAACAAGATGGCCGAGCGGATGCTGGAGATGTCCCAGCAGGGCATCACTGACTATCTGGGCAACTACGACGATTATATCGAGAAAAAAGCC
Above is a genomic segment from Paenibacillus sp. YYML68 containing:
- the moaC gene encoding cyclic pyranopterin monophosphate synthase MoaC → MSERDEGGALGGGSPLTHFDEQGRARMVDISDKSETVRTATARTTVVMKPETLQLIKQGRIGKGDVLAVSQVAAIMAAKKTSDWIPMCHPLSLTGVDVDFSDNGQDELYIEATVRTKGKTGVEMEALTAVSAAALTVYDMCKAAEKSMVIGPTLLVSKSGGKNGDYRLAEE
- a CDS encoding ABC-F family ATP-binding cassette domain-containing protein → MLLQVSGISKSYGVTSVLSNITLQIEARERIGLVGVNGAGKSTLLQIIAGELSYDEGTIYKSKETKIGYLRQNSGLHSDRSIWAELLSVFTSVLETESELRRLEALMSDPDVLADDKKTEDTMRRYAELSERFRAAGGYEVEAKVRGILNGMGFGQMDPATPVQALSGGQKTRLALAKMLLEAPDLLLLDEPTNHLDIATLTWLEQYLRSYPGAILVVSHDRYFLDALVDAIYEIERHASKRYTGNYSRYVELKQADYESQLKHYEKQQEEISKMEEFIQRNITRASTTKRAQSRRKALEKMDRLDKPLGELKRASFSFEVEATSGREVLDVRGLSISYDGTKPLARSLTFQLRRGDTAALIGPNGIGKTTLLKTLIGHHQPDTGTYLWGANVRIGYYDQEQTGLNPIHSVLEEVWNAFPHLEEARIRTVLGSFLFSGEDVFKKISALSGGEKARVALAKLMLQKANVLILDEPTNHLDLYSKEVLESALIDYEGTLLFISHDRYFLNKMAERMLEMSQQGITDYLGNYDDYIEKKAELAEIEQQRLADEAAKRGGAAAGAGATGAKGAAGAASGGAPADNAALTGGSYEASKQAKREERSRQRKLEQLEQQIAELEDEIATLEQELALPEVYNDYVLVQEKNEQVEAKRSALADCYEQWEQLAE
- a CDS encoding 5-formyltetrahydrofolate cyclo-ligase; amino-acid sequence: MNIKEKKIELRRQAEAVRSAITEEERLRKSEIISEKLLKRLEKLLKPDPTVRRKPTLFTYMPVKTEVDVTPVLEACWKRPWRVVVPKVIPAYKQMKLYEIKSYVDLERGNWGIREPVAKAPQLFDIRQIDVVIVPGLAFDLRMGRLGYGGGFYDRFMQQYVRTGLPKPYIIAAAFEEQLVDEVPMGLFDFRINELVTEERCLTEGGAVCRE